A window of Malania oleifera isolate guangnan ecotype guangnan chromosome 2, ASM2987363v1, whole genome shotgun sequence genomic DNA:
AACTGATAAATACATAGAAAAAAGAACCATCCATTccctaaaaattaaaaactacttCAAGTAGCACAGCATTAACTCAAGACAATTAATTTGACAAGTAAACTGcacaaaattgaaaatttcacAAGGTTAACTTACAATGCATGTAAAGAAAATCAAATTAAATATTAGCCCAAGAGTAATTTAATTACAAAACAGATAGCACAGCatgcttgttaaaataagaaGTCACAAATTTACAATTTCAAAAGCTAAGTTGCAATCAGTTTAGGTACCCCAGTGGTGGTCCAATTAAAGATTTACATCTTACAATGATGAGACGAGAGTACACAAGACTCCATTTGGTTACAACTTACCTAGTTTGGTTACGACTGACCTAGTATGCAATGATTAGGTAAAAGGAccattaaattataaaattatactcTCATcagtttttttttcatttcagaAAATTTTTGGATATAACTAAAATCAACCCAATCTAAACATATATTGTCATGTCTGGTCCCTGAAACAAGAAAATTATAAAACTATAAATACAGAAAGAATTCAATAAAAATGTAATTAGAACCCCTTAAAAGGCAATGATCATGGATTTTAACACCAAGGGTATCAAACTAATCCTGAATAACCGAGTTTACAAATGTATAACTTGACTAAAAATGTACTTAAACCCCCTAAAAGGTAATGATCATGGATGTTACCAAGGGCATCAAACTAATCATGAGGGTAACCAATTTTACACATGTATTAACTTGACTAAGGAACAAGTATTTGAGCACTTGACGATAAACAAAAATATCTGGAAAATAGGCAAGTTAAGGGGGTGCACCCAATGTAACATTTCCAAAAAAGCCGAGAAAATATTTCTTAACACAATTAATATAAACAAGTAAAACACCATTTGTATGGCAAAAAACACAGATTTTGAAAATGCATACATTATGAAATGCAGCCATGAAAGTATAAACTACCATGGAACAATCATATATGAAAGCTAAGAGAATGCGACAATTGATATTAGATCCATTGGTGTGATATATACTCTTAATAAATGTTAAGAGTTTTGAAGTTCTACAGCAATACATGATATTCAAGCTATAGAAGACAACAGTATACCAGGAAACAGtcaccaaaaaaaaatataaccataGTTGTCAAATCATATATCAATTTTCCAATATTTTGTATCCCTTATGGTATCATGCATTGCAAGTCCCTCTAACAGTATCGTGTATTTGAACTTTTATCAGGGTGAAGAACCTTAACAAATCTGTCCAATACaataaagtacagaaatatatacatatatatgtatagcATTTCAGAGAAATATGGTTAACAAATACACAATATTATCAACTCCGTAAGCTTAAATAAATGTCTAGACGTGTTTATCACCATCACATAGCATCCCATTGCAAAACTATATACCAAATTTTTCTCATCAGTTCAAATGCTAAAAGAAATCTGCTTCGCTCAACACTCAAACCAGCTAATTCACTTGAACCCCTATTTCCTTGGCATTATaataaataaagggaaaaaaatttacTTGGAAAAGTAAATTCCCTTAAATTCTAACTGCCATCCCTCAACCTTGAAAAACATTTATAgactaaaatataattttaataaagttgaaatataaaaaattgaaCACAATAGTACTGtaaaaaagaacttagttagtGCAACAGGAACACAAGTTACTACAAACATATATCAAGGCATAATATCCAACAACATTCACATATATTTAAGGTCTCAAAATAACTTTTTGAAATTCATCTcttaaaaaacacaaacaaacgCAGAACAAAGGATTTTTAGGCACAAATTTcttaaatacaaataaataaatacattatCACATCGtgaattgtaaaaaaaaaaactgaataaattattaatttttatcaATCAGAATACTTCTTTTGATATGTATTACTTTCTATTTGACATCATGCATTGCAAGCTTTTTCTGACCATGAATACATTGAAAAATCACTGAAGGAAGAGTATATTTAACTTTAGAATAGGTAATTTGCCAAATTTTGACATGTGTGGACAAGGAAAATTTTTAAAGTAAGGTTATCAAAGCAGTATTTTATCCTTTTTGGGTATTTGAGGGAAGGAAGAGCCGCCAACAATCAGAAGGCTGCATTCATTTAGATGGACTTGAGAAGAAAATAGTGAATTGGAATTCAACATTAATCttacaaaacaaaatataaacCTGCAACAAATACATTTTCAAACTTAATAAAGTTGGAATTCCAAAACAAATccaataatatgcatggaaaggTACTCTAAGCCTAAGAgtggtaaaaaaaaaatacagcaaCAACAATTATACTGGTACAGTATTTAACTACTAGAAAATTATATGAAGCCTATATTGTACAATATCATTTACGTATAATATGCACCAAAGTAACATATAGCAGATAATTAAGCAAACAATGACTGCGAGCCATAACAACAGATAAACAAATAAAGGTATTGAAAAACATAAAAGCAAAAACAGTTATACCTTCGGAACTTGCTTCCTCTTCTCATCTAGCTTCTCCTTCTTGGCCTTTACACGCTGAGCCTCGGCCAAAAGCGCCATCCTCCTTGCAGTCTTAGCATATGGATTGAGCTTCAAAAGTACATTCAAATTCTTCAGAGGATTCTTCTTCATTGGTGCCCTCTTGACGACCTTATTCACCGGCCTGACAACAGACTGAATTTCATCCGAATTGATGATCCTAGATAAGTCCGCATTAACCATCTTAGACCGAGGCAGGACGTAACCCTTCTTCTTCTCTGACTGCTTGTCAAACGAACCATAGATTGAGTCCAGCTTCTCAAAGGCTGATTTGGTCCAGATAATGAATCTTCCGAGGTGGCCACCAGGCGCAAGCTTCAAAAGGTTGAGGCGCTCAACGTTGGCGACCTCAATACCCGGAATATTACGGAAGGCCTTGACGAGCTTCGATCCCTCGTTTCCATAAACAATCAACGGGCCTTTCCTACAAATGTACCTGCGGTTTCGCATTTTACCCTTTCCGGGGCGGATCGAATGGCTGTCCTTGGCCTTCTCTGCATCTGGATAAGCACCTATCTGCTTCAGAATTTTGATCGCACCCGATGTTTTCTCCACGCTCTCAGCAGAATCCCCAATAACAAGAGGAATCTCCGGGACAGTGTCGATGCGGTGGCCTCGAGCCATGACGAGGGCAGGGACGGCAGAAGCGGAGATGGCGGACGCAACGGCGAACCTCTTCTGATTGAGGTTGATCCTCCGGTGCCATCGCCGCCAGATCTTGGTCGGAGCGAACATCCGACCACCGCGGCACATGTTTCCGAAGGCACCCTGTCCGGCGCGGTGGGTTCCGCCTCCAGGAACACGGGGGATACGGGATACGGCACGACCAGTCCCCCAGGACTCGGCGGAGGTCTGATGTCCGGCGCGGCGGCTGACGGCGTACGGCTGACGGCTGTTCTTGGACATGTTAGCGTGGACTTCGTTCACCAAGTCCGGGCGGATCGGAGCCTTCATCACGTCCGGCAAGTGGACGGCGTTCCCGCCGTCGGTTGCCATGTCGCCCTCCAGGGTTTGGACGGACACAAGAGGGCGTGCGGCGGCGGTGGCCATTTCAGTGGGGGTGTGTGGAGTGAGGAAATGAGAAGCAGGGAGCTAGGGTTTTTAGCGGAGAAAGGGAGCCTAGGGTTTGGATTTATATGTAGTGAGCTTGTAATTTATTTACGCATATGCCCTGTTTATTTTGATCAGCCCCTAACCATTTAAAATGGATGCAGGCTTTCAGACCCATTGAGAGGGTGATATAAAGATTGCTTAATTAAGAAAAGTGGGATAAgctttcaacttttttttttttcatcttaaaatgcccctttttttttataacattaaagtaaaaaaaagaattttcaataatatataattagtaattttaaatttatttagaaCTTCGCACAACTCTCTCATTCTTCAAAATTAGTGTTAAAAAAAGTAAAAGTAAGTAAAATTATAGCATATTCAAGAAGTTAAGACATTAAGTAAGACGCAAAAGGAAGTGATACTTTATACTCAAGAAGTTGGGATATTAACCAGTTTATCTCATAAGGTATCTTAACAACCATCACCCAAAATTTTACTTATTGTATTTACTGTTTCTTTTATATATGATTGTTCCTACCACTCTAACTATTGTATACAATACATAACCACACCAATACATATGTACAACATAGTGCATTATAGAATCGAGCCGATAAAACCATTGACATTTAAGGCTCTGATCaccttcaaatatatttttaaggcAAATGGAAAAAATCCTATTAAAAATGTTCTCTAAGATCTCCAACTCAAAAataaattatcttttattttcaaGAATCACCAGACTGCATGTATTAAGGAGAAACCATGATTCCTATTTGACATGTCTCTTTATGGTTTGGGAGTCTGTCTTGATTGGCAAGCTAGAAGTTAAAGCCGTACTTTGGTATATTTCTCCTAAATTGGATAGAATTTGCCCAAAATATAGTAGGAAATTTGGATATAATAATATTGCAGGTGAACTTAAATATGTACTACCAAAATCAACGCCCTCAAATAAACCTTAATGAAAACAATGGTATTAGGAATTAAGGGTGcatttgttttccaagtttataTAAGATAGGATTGGCCAAGGTATTTATAGCCCATGATTAGTGTAGCCAAAGTGCAAGATTCGATTTGTTAAGAGGAGATATCTTATTCTATCCATCAATATAAAGAACATCTCTCACAAGTTATCGATGTATAAGAAGCCTACACTAGCCATTTTTTAGCTTTAACCAAGTGATTATGCCTCGACAAAGCATTGTTTGTGGCCATTTTGATCAAACACAGTCTATGATTTTTAGTCAATCTAGGGTACTTTTACTCCTTTTtgtatcatttttattattctaGGCAATCCAAAATGGTCCAAAATGGCAACACCAATCTCAACAAGTTTCAGATTttctatacaaattttttttattttggaaaattacagaaattttcaaaaataaaaaataatataaaacttaaaatagATGCTTGGCAACCCACACCCATGCATGTGCGAGTACACTATCTAAAACAACATCGTTTTATTGAAcacttttcaaaattaaaaaaacgAGTGTGgacacatgcatgcatgttccTACCCATGGGAGGGGTGGTGTcattttaaagtatttctttaaaaaaaaaaaatttaaaaagaactaCAGAAATTAATCAAGGGCAAAAACAACATAGTCGTTTGGCACTTGGTCATCTTCAACCTCCCTCACCTTTGAGAAACTGTTGCCTAACCACTCTCCTTCATAATTTTTAGCCACTCCTCGTACCCTCCTGTTGGGGATGTGattcatattttgagtggaatgcataTACTAGGGAAAGCACCGTGAAGCGAGGGACCAAGAGAGAGATGCAAAATGGCCGCCTTtagggcaaaccgtcgacggtttggattTAGCCGTCAATAGTTTTAGGCAGTGTTACAAAGGTATTATTCTCAGCttcaaatcgtcgacagttttgcCTAAATTGTCGATCGTTTTGCTTGCAGATGTCACGGAATTTTGATTcagagatcagtagattgggagtTTTGGAGGAATTTCCTCTGGGGGATCGctatagaagtgttttagatatTGTAGAAGTCTTCAGTATGCATTAGATTAATATATAAccattattatgtaaccctagataGATTAAGCTTTGTATAAGCTTCAAGAGCTTTGTAACCTTCATTGTGATAGTGATAAAATAGTCGCTACTCCCACAAACATAGgcaatgtaatgacctgctattcaactagggtattatatatatatatactgtaagatttataatattctgatacctactagactaaaccaaaccatcaacctaagcagtgagaagcaaaatccatataaacacaatcaagaaaatatacaataccaaagtgttaaaatgtgtccccaaaatatacatatatgactgtttcccaaagtACCCTCAGCTGGGCttgggctatacataaatactctaaaaaatactcactctactaataAGGCAGTACTAAattccctctatctgcgagcctgatatgctcacctacctagatcacctgaaaaatgttaaagtaataggatgagacgacactcagtaaaactaaatatgctattgctagtgtgtggaaaatgagttcaaaattatgaaaatctgtttcaatataatcatgtataactgaatctataaatacagtacaaataatataaactacCACCCTTTTCAATGTTACTTAACAGATTTGTATTTTagatttctatacataatactttggatatatatatatatatatatatattcgtatattccctatttctatgaaactatatatacataataataactgtaaacttccctagatggagaactgtatgtcatgatttaacccctcatgacagggctgtgcggcccgtaggcgggatctaaccTGGTTGGCCGACTAGgttaaaccactatactccatcagtctgatcagccctcctcaacccatatctaatggggagcttgtccactcgtgggctttaTACGATCAACTTTCATatcacatattatctgaataggtggttgcactctatactgtatgtagctatggtaccgtactcgataaactgtatctgtaatgtccatcagggtctgatactatataatacatctctatataattatatgtt
This region includes:
- the LOC131149496 gene encoding large ribosomal subunit protein uL4; protein product: MATAAARPLVSVQTLEGDMATDGGNAVHLPDVMKAPIRPDLVNEVHANMSKNSRQPYAVSRRAGHQTSAESWGTGRAVSRIPRVPGGGTHRAGQGAFGNMCRGGRMFAPTKIWRRWHRRINLNQKRFAVASAISASAVPALVMARGHRIDTVPEIPLVIGDSAESVEKTSGAIKILKQIGAYPDAEKAKDSHSIRPGKGKMRNRRYICRKGPLIVYGNEGSKLVKAFRNIPGIEVANVERLNLLKLAPGGHLGRFIIWTKSAFEKLDSIYGSFDKQSEKKKGYVLPRSKMVNADLSRIINSDEIQSVVRPVNKVVKRAPMKKNPLKNLNVLLKLNPYAKTARRMALLAEAQRVKAKKEKLDEKRKQVPKEEAAAINAAGKAWYQTMISDSDYTEFENFSKWLGVSQ